A part of Fimbriiglobus ruber genomic DNA contains:
- a CDS encoding DUF1553 domain-containing protein: MKHFASVLALLALSYPLRAGSPVPADPTFEAHVRPLFKAYCFECHGEADKPKAGLDLRLRRLIVAGGENGPALAPGKPDASPLFTKVRDREMPPGKKKLSKDEVETLRRWIAAGAKTEKTEPAALAVGMPITDEDRAWWAFQPIKKQTPPTAKPDERARTPIDAWLLAGLRAKGFGFNADADSRTLVRRVTIDLTGLPPTPEDVEAFLNDKSADAYEKLVDRLLASPAYGERWGRHWLDVAGYADSEGYDQADPVRATAWKYRDYVIRSFNADVPFDRFIREQIAGDEMVKRPFADLAPADQDRLTATGFLRMAPDGTGNPGVDLKLAKNQVVADTIKIVSGSLLGLTVGCAQCHNHRYDPIPQTDYYRLRAILEPGYDPTAWKLPAARQVSLYTAADRKSAAALEADAKKIDADRQKKLDEYIAATLEKEFAKLVEDVRAKAREAKKTPAAKRTAEQKDLLAKYPSLNVDSGSLYLYDSAAAAALKKLADEAAAVRAKKPKEEFIRALTEEPGKVPPTVLFHRGDPDQPKQALQPGTLAVLDERLPLAVSKPAGVTTSGRRLAFAGWLTDPKNPLTARVLVNRIWLNHFGRGIVGTPGDFGRLGEKPTHPELLDWLAAEFAGNGWSLKKLHKLILTSTAYRQSSVRQKDKDVADPDNRLYGRFPLRRLDAESVRDGMLAVSGKLNRKTFGSPVPVMEDDVGQVVLGMVNRDGAGYKLGDESVAAGEEYRRSVYVQVRRSRPLAVLDTFDWATAEPNCEARISSTVTPQALLLMNNGFVLSRAEDMAGRLKTDAGSDLPRQIARGWRLAYGTEPTKTEVDKAAAFVAEMTEYFEEHPVAAPAAGESKAPTKVKKTAAKTPTLSSLTPEERALAAFCQALLMSNRFLYVE, from the coding sequence ATGAAGCACTTTGCCTCTGTTTTGGCGTTGTTGGCTCTGTCCTACCCGCTCCGCGCCGGCAGTCCGGTGCCGGCCGACCCCACGTTTGAAGCGCACGTCCGCCCGCTGTTCAAGGCGTACTGTTTCGAGTGCCACGGCGAGGCGGACAAGCCAAAAGCCGGGCTCGACCTGCGCCTCCGCCGGCTGATTGTCGCGGGCGGCGAGAACGGGCCGGCACTCGCGCCGGGTAAGCCGGACGCAAGCCCTTTGTTTACGAAAGTCCGCGACCGCGAAATGCCGCCCGGCAAAAAGAAGCTCAGTAAAGACGAGGTCGAAACCCTCCGCCGGTGGATTGCCGCCGGGGCCAAGACGGAAAAAACCGAGCCGGCGGCGCTCGCGGTCGGCATGCCGATCACCGACGAAGATCGCGCGTGGTGGGCGTTCCAACCGATCAAGAAACAGACCCCGCCCACGGCGAAGCCCGATGAGCGGGCGCGGACGCCGATCGACGCCTGGCTGCTCGCCGGGTTGCGTGCGAAGGGCTTCGGCTTCAACGCCGACGCGGACAGCCGCACGCTCGTTCGCCGCGTGACCATCGACCTGACCGGCCTGCCGCCCACGCCCGAAGACGTGGAAGCCTTCCTCAATGACAAGTCGGCCGACGCTTACGAAAAGCTCGTCGATCGTCTGCTGGCATCGCCCGCTTACGGCGAACGCTGGGGCCGGCACTGGCTCGACGTGGCCGGGTACGCCGACAGCGAGGGGTACGACCAGGCCGACCCGGTGCGGGCGACCGCGTGGAAATACCGCGACTACGTCATCCGGAGCTTCAACGCGGACGTGCCGTTCGATCGGTTCATCCGCGAACAGATCGCCGGCGACGAGATGGTGAAACGGCCGTTCGCCGACCTGGCCCCGGCCGACCAGGACCGGCTCACCGCCACCGGCTTCCTGCGGATGGCCCCGGACGGCACCGGCAACCCGGGCGTCGACCTCAAACTGGCCAAGAATCAGGTCGTGGCCGACACGATCAAGATCGTCAGCGGGTCGCTGCTCGGACTGACGGTCGGATGCGCCCAGTGCCACAACCACCGCTACGACCCGATCCCGCAAACCGATTACTACCGCCTGCGGGCGATCCTGGAGCCGGGATACGACCCGACCGCGTGGAAGCTCCCGGCCGCCCGGCAGGTGTCGCTCTACACGGCCGCCGACCGCAAGTCGGCCGCGGCACTGGAGGCGGATGCGAAAAAGATCGACGCCGACCGGCAGAAGAAGCTGGACGAGTACATCGCGGCCACGCTGGAGAAAGAGTTCGCCAAGCTCGTGGAGGACGTGCGGGCCAAGGCCCGCGAGGCCAAGAAAACGCCGGCCGCGAAACGGACGGCCGAGCAAAAGGACCTGCTCGCCAAGTACCCGAGTCTGAACGTCGATTCCGGGTCGCTGTACCTCTACGACAGTGCCGCCGCCGCCGCGCTCAAGAAACTGGCCGACGAAGCGGCGGCCGTCCGCGCGAAGAAGCCGAAGGAAGAATTCATCCGGGCGCTGACCGAGGAGCCGGGGAAAGTCCCGCCGACCGTCCTGTTCCACCGCGGCGACCCCGACCAGCCCAAGCAGGCGCTTCAGCCCGGCACGCTCGCGGTTCTGGATGAACGCCTGCCTCTGGCCGTGAGCAAGCCGGCCGGCGTCACGACCAGCGGCCGTCGGCTGGCGTTCGCCGGGTGGCTGACCGACCCGAAGAACCCGCTCACCGCCCGCGTGCTGGTCAACCGCATTTGGCTGAACCATTTCGGCCGCGGGATCGTCGGCACGCCCGGCGACTTCGGCCGGCTCGGCGAGAAGCCGACGCACCCGGAACTGCTCGACTGGCTCGCGGCCGAGTTCGCGGGCAACGGGTGGAGTCTCAAGAAACTGCACAAGCTGATCCTGACTTCGACTGCGTACCGCCAGTCGTCGGTCCGCCAGAAGGACAAGGACGTGGCCGACCCGGACAACCGGCTCTACGGCCGCTTCCCCCTTCGGCGGCTGGACGCCGAGAGCGTTCGCGACGGCATGTTGGCGGTGAGCGGGAAGCTGAACCGGAAGACGTTCGGCTCCCCGGTCCCGGTGATGGAAGACGACGTGGGCCAGGTCGTCCTCGGCATGGTCAACCGCGACGGCGCGGGCTACAAGCTGGGCGACGAGAGCGTGGCCGCGGGCGAGGAGTACCGCCGCAGCGTGTACGTCCAGGTCCGCCGGTCGCGGCCGCTGGCCGTCCTCGACACGTTCGACTGGGCCACGGCCGAGCCGAACTGCGAGGCCCGCATCAGTTCGACCGTCACCCCGCAAGCGCTGCTGCTCATGAACAACGGCTTCGTCCTGTCGCGGGCCGAAGACATGGCCGGCCGCCTGAAGACCGACGCCGGCTCCGACCTCCCCCGCCAGATCGCCCGCGGCTGGCGCCTCGCTTACGGCACCGAGCCGACGAAGACGGAAGTGGACAAGGCGGCCGCCTTCGTGGCCGAGATGACCGAGTATTTCGAGGAACACCCCGTTGCGGCACCGGCCGCCGGCGAGTCCAAGGCGCCGACCAAGGTGAAGAAGACCGCCGCGAAGACGCCGACCCTATCAAGCCTGACTCCCGAGGAACGTGCCCTGGCCGCGTTCTGCCAGGCGCTGCTGATGAGCAACCGCTTCCTGTACGTGGAATGA
- a CDS encoding DUF1501 domain-containing protein encodes MHRFPTRRDMLHSGTFGVGTVALAWLLNRDKLLAAPVKPELERKQFDLTPKVPHFAPKAKAMISLFMQGGPSHMDLLDPKPALEKYDGKPFPGTIKYDNAAQASSKVLASPWKFKKHGKSGIDVSELLPHTAGVIDDVCVVRSMHTGVNNHVQGIHALNTGRTVSGHPVLGSWICYALGSEAQNLPAFVALPDPVSLPVSTTEHWANGWLPAVYQGTSVRPREPRILNLDPPPHYQGEPQQKLLGYLNDLNRDHRAGHPGELDLDARIGTYALAARMQTAAKEALDLSKETTATKTMYGLDDPATADYGTRCLIARRMVERGVRFVQVFTQNQFWDHHGSIRTGLPAACKKTDQPAAALVKDLKQRGLLDSTLVMWGGEMGRLPVIQNDAGAAKVGRDHNTYGFTLWFAGGGFKAGHVHGATDEFGHHAVENVVTQHDLHATLLHLFGLDAKKLTYARNGAELNLLDGHEGKVVKAVLR; translated from the coding sequence ATGCACCGCTTCCCGACCCGCCGCGACATGCTGCACTCCGGCACCTTCGGCGTCGGCACCGTCGCGCTCGCGTGGCTCCTGAACCGCGACAAGCTACTCGCGGCGCCGGTCAAGCCGGAACTGGAACGCAAGCAGTTCGACCTGACGCCGAAGGTGCCGCACTTCGCGCCGAAGGCCAAGGCGATGATCTCCCTGTTCATGCAGGGCGGGCCGAGCCACATGGACTTACTCGACCCGAAACCGGCCCTCGAAAAATACGACGGCAAGCCGTTCCCCGGCACGATCAAGTACGACAACGCGGCCCAGGCCAGCTCCAAAGTCCTCGCGTCGCCGTGGAAGTTCAAGAAGCACGGCAAGAGTGGCATAGACGTAAGCGAACTCTTGCCGCACACGGCCGGCGTCATCGACGACGTCTGCGTCGTGCGGTCGATGCACACGGGCGTGAACAACCACGTCCAGGGCATCCACGCGCTGAACACCGGCCGGACCGTCAGCGGCCACCCGGTCCTCGGCAGCTGGATTTGTTACGCCCTCGGGTCGGAAGCGCAAAACCTGCCGGCGTTCGTGGCCCTGCCGGACCCCGTGAGCCTGCCGGTCAGCACGACCGAACACTGGGCGAACGGCTGGCTGCCGGCCGTGTACCAGGGGACGTCGGTCCGCCCGCGGGAGCCGCGCATCCTGAACCTCGACCCGCCCCCGCATTACCAGGGCGAGCCGCAGCAGAAGTTGCTCGGGTACCTCAACGACCTGAACCGCGACCACCGCGCCGGCCACCCGGGCGAACTCGACCTCGACGCGCGGATCGGCACCTACGCCCTCGCCGCCCGCATGCAGACGGCCGCCAAGGAAGCCCTCGACCTGTCGAAGGAGACGACGGCCACGAAGACGATGTACGGCCTCGACGATCCCGCCACGGCCGACTACGGCACCCGCTGTCTGATCGCCCGCCGGATGGTCGAGCGGGGCGTGCGCTTCGTCCAGGTGTTCACCCAGAACCAATTCTGGGACCACCACGGCTCGATCCGCACAGGTCTCCCGGCCGCGTGCAAGAAGACCGACCAACCGGCCGCCGCCCTCGTCAAAGACCTCAAACAGCGGGGCCTGCTCGATTCGACGCTGGTGATGTGGGGCGGGGAGATGGGTCGGCTGCCGGTCATCCAGAACGACGCCGGGGCGGCCAAGGTAGGCCGGGACCATAATACCTACGGCTTCACGCTCTGGTTCGCGGGCGGCGGGTTCAAAGCCGGCCACGTCCACGGGGCGACCGACGAGTTCGGCCACCACGCGGTTGAAAACGTGGTGACGCAGCACGACCTCCACGCCACCCTCCTGCACCTCTTCGGCCTCGACGCCAAGAAGCTCACCTACGCCCGCAACGGCGCCGAACTGAACCTGCTCGACGGACACGAAGGCAAGGTGGTGAAGGCCGTGCTGCGGTAA
- a CDS encoding NYN domain-containing protein: MTFLIDGYNLLHAVGWATPRMRAGALEAARGKLIDWLATSPAHTTGAGRFRVVFDAQRGSAPSLEQNRRGVWVRYAYRRTADDEIEDLLDAESNPKQVTVVSNDMRLHESARHAGARGWGCEAFLDWLIQVERRTPGAPQYQPPEKPDGPASSDELDALLRAFEVPKPRRRT, translated from the coding sequence GTGACGTTTTTGATCGACGGGTACAACCTGCTGCACGCCGTCGGGTGGGCAACCCCCCGAATGCGGGCGGGCGCGCTCGAAGCCGCGCGGGGGAAGTTGATCGACTGGCTGGCCACGTCCCCCGCCCACACGACCGGTGCGGGGCGGTTCCGCGTGGTGTTCGACGCCCAACGCGGGTCGGCGCCGAGCCTGGAGCAGAACCGGCGGGGCGTCTGGGTCCGGTACGCGTACCGGCGCACGGCCGACGACGAGATCGAAGACTTGCTCGACGCCGAGTCGAACCCCAAACAGGTCACGGTCGTGTCCAACGACATGCGGCTCCACGAGTCCGCGCGGCACGCCGGGGCCCGCGGGTGGGGGTGCGAGGCGTTCCTGGACTGGCTCATCCAGGTCGAGCGGCGGACGCCCGGGGCGCCCCAATACCAGCCCCCCGAGAAACCGGACGGCCCCGCCTCGTCGGACGAACTCGATGCCCTCCTCCGCGCGTTCGAGGTACCGAAGCCGAGGCGAAGAACGTGA
- a CDS encoding efflux RND transporter periplasmic adaptor subunit, whose protein sequence is MDTQPTGVPKWALWVIGLFVVVVLAGGGIYAFERARASFSREAGQDDSTKPPGRVGVEVVHPKAGGIQRVSTQPGTVEPFEAADLYAKASGFLAEQSVDIGSRVKKGDVLARISVPEYEKQVARDEAKVRDADARVKQMEAHLTAAKADARAADASVTLAKVMVRAKTAFYQYRDKQLKRIKELVRAKALDARLEDEQEDYYLSALEAENAAREGVNTAQERAAAAHAKITQAAADVDEAKADVGVAQAELEKARVLLNYTVIKSPYTGVITRRSFHPGDFIKAADQGGLVPLLTVERTDVMRVVIQVPDRDVPYVHKGGPAVVEIDALPGTVFETKGDDKVVVSRWADAEDPATRTMRTEVDVKNPNSLLRHGMYGRATLILSPGTPNALRVPSAALVEKAEGGRGSIRIVRDDKVHIAPIRFGTDNGLEVEVISGLSPTDQVIVRTTGSVEEGTPVTANEQNQPAGGR, encoded by the coding sequence ATGGATACGCAACCAACGGGCGTCCCGAAGTGGGCGTTGTGGGTGATCGGTCTTTTCGTGGTCGTGGTACTTGCGGGCGGCGGCATTTATGCGTTTGAACGGGCCAGAGCGTCTTTTTCCCGCGAGGCCGGCCAGGACGACAGCACGAAGCCACCAGGCCGGGTGGGCGTCGAGGTGGTTCACCCGAAGGCCGGCGGCATCCAGCGAGTCTCGACGCAGCCCGGCACCGTCGAGCCGTTCGAGGCGGCCGACCTGTACGCCAAGGCGTCGGGCTTCCTGGCCGAGCAATCCGTCGACATCGGCAGCCGCGTGAAAAAGGGCGACGTTCTCGCCCGCATCTCGGTCCCCGAGTACGAGAAGCAGGTCGCCCGCGACGAGGCGAAAGTCCGGGACGCCGACGCCCGGGTCAAGCAAATGGAAGCCCACCTGACGGCCGCGAAAGCCGACGCCCGGGCGGCCGACGCATCCGTCACGTTGGCCAAGGTGATGGTCCGGGCCAAGACCGCCTTTTACCAGTACCGGGACAAGCAACTCAAGCGGATCAAGGAACTGGTCCGGGCGAAGGCGCTGGACGCGCGGCTGGAGGACGAACAGGAGGATTACTACCTGTCGGCTTTGGAAGCCGAGAACGCGGCCCGGGAGGGGGTCAACACGGCCCAGGAGCGGGCGGCCGCGGCCCACGCCAAGATTACCCAGGCCGCGGCCGACGTCGATGAAGCGAAGGCCGACGTCGGGGTGGCGCAGGCCGAGTTGGAGAAGGCGCGGGTGCTACTCAACTACACGGTCATCAAATCGCCGTACACGGGCGTCATTACCAGGCGGAGCTTTCACCCCGGCGACTTCATCAAGGCGGCCGACCAGGGCGGTCTCGTGCCGCTCCTGACCGTCGAGCGGACGGACGTGATGCGGGTCGTGATCCAGGTGCCCGACCGGGACGTGCCCTATGTCCACAAAGGCGGCCCGGCGGTGGTCGAGATCGACGCCCTACCGGGGACGGTGTTCGAGACCAAGGGGGACGACAAGGTGGTCGTGTCCCGGTGGGCGGACGCCGAAGACCCGGCCACCCGGACGATGCGGACCGAGGTCGACGTCAAGAACCCGAATTCCCTCTTGCGGCACGGCATGTACGGGCGGGCGACCCTCATTCTCAGCCCGGGCACGCCGAACGCCCTGCGGGTGCCGTCGGCCGCCCTGGTCGAGAAGGCCGAGGGCGGGCGCGGATCGATCCGGATCGTCCGGGACGACAAAGTCCACATTGCGCCTATTCGGTTCGGGACCGACAACGGGCTCGAAGTCGAGGTCATCAGCGGCCTCAGCCCGACCGATCAGGTGATCGTGCGGACGACCGGGTCGGTCGAAGAAGGGACGCCGGTGACGGCGAACGAACAGAACCAGCCCGCGGGCGGTCGCTGA
- a CDS encoding sigma-70 family RNA polymerase sigma factor, whose protein sequence is MRHVIRTLFRLASVSGSPPAGSDLELLSQFVRDRDEAAFAAIVDRHGPMVLGVARRVLRDPDAADDVFQATFLALARSASAIHRSGGLPAWLHRTAVRAAVKHARARRPDSLVIDPPAPTADPLDTLTARELLAAVDDEIRRLPAPLRSAVVTCGLEGRSQDEAARLLGWTPGQVRGRLERGRRRLQDRLARRGLALAAGGVLLLAPAPIVTAGLRDAAVLVATGRATASRVVVALAAAAVGRTVPVYTVAILLLGLAAVGLTGLIPGRLPHPTEHVSAPPIESVVEPDEVLLPDGAIRRFGTARFRIGDGPIAVTPDGASVVSVSPAGAVRVLDSATGRVTAEYLLPMPAKAFYTDSHALLSADGSTAVTSVFNADATGNTLTAWNLHSRKPLWTLTAKNGGKTDYAALSADGRRLVVVEPSADWKRSTVRGVDLGTGRTWVVVELTGPVQQMCLSQDGKRLAVVANMGGGELPSCLDIDTGAKLWTADQSGQLAGFSSNGTLLFANLGEYTRTPLILDARSGKPADGITLPNDGFRFGPPLLSSPDGRTVLEVDAPRSTLWDYRIGKKLWVIPTDREKHIAPGFFRDFDYRRRGVAFSHDGKTLFTSIDRLRRWDTATGAPLDSVDPGYGHNVPVIGVRYSTDCREVYSIGTDQLFGRWAADSRLLATGEAKGREFAGMGYMGYNNLGSVFRAGRTMMVFDRFASAAPAPDQVPRANSQFRLGLPGRTLLTVPTADGRWTLKLMDVSTEDTDALRLIRSTTAPDEQTTSVVLPWTRAVPTHPVSPCGRWIVLDGKVYSTATGSELLAPEAPGVGGRAARLATDPNRFERVWFSPDDRFLAGTLAWQDGTLPGVRMVAVWELASGRAFPAVPVHGYHDAAVSPGGRTLVDGGIQGITVRDLFAGTSLRLPRRDLTTGYDYRQSQPIGFSPSGRAFVTGHVDGSVIEWAVPHAARTDPAPAAEAAWADLVSADLRTARAMVERLVDHPDAADAILGTKFAPPEGVQPAGERSDAPEIPVSGDVLRGVRAIEVLERTGTPAARALLARWRDQTRRPRLAAEAAVALDRFGLPSER, encoded by the coding sequence GTGCGCCACGTCATTCGTACCCTGTTCCGCCTCGCCTCCGTATCCGGCTCTCCCCCCGCCGGGTCGGACCTGGAACTGTTGTCACAGTTCGTCCGCGACCGCGACGAGGCGGCGTTCGCCGCGATCGTGGACCGGCACGGGCCGATGGTCCTGGGAGTCGCCCGCCGGGTGCTGCGCGACCCCGACGCGGCCGACGACGTGTTCCAGGCCACGTTCCTCGCGCTCGCCCGGTCGGCGTCCGCCATCCACAGGTCCGGCGGACTCCCGGCCTGGCTCCACCGGACCGCCGTCCGGGCAGCGGTTAAACACGCCCGCGCCCGGCGGCCGGACTCGCTCGTCATTGACCCGCCGGCGCCCACCGCCGACCCACTCGACACCCTCACTGCCCGGGAACTGCTCGCCGCCGTCGATGACGAGATCCGGCGGCTGCCCGCACCCCTCAGGTCGGCGGTAGTCACCTGCGGCTTGGAGGGCCGATCCCAGGACGAGGCGGCCCGACTGCTCGGCTGGACGCCCGGGCAAGTTCGCGGCCGGCTCGAACGCGGCCGCCGGCGGCTCCAGGACCGGCTCGCCCGCCGCGGGCTCGCCCTCGCCGCGGGCGGGGTCCTCCTTCTGGCCCCGGCGCCGATCGTGACCGCCGGGCTGCGAGACGCCGCTGTCCTGGTCGCCACTGGGCGGGCGACGGCTTCACGGGTGGTCGTCGCGCTGGCAGCGGCAGCGGTTGGTCGGACGGTGCCGGTCTACACGGTCGCTATCTTGCTCCTCGGGTTGGCGGCGGTCGGGCTCACCGGCCTGATCCCTGGTCGACTACCGCATCCGACCGAACACGTGTCCGCTCCCCCGATCGAAAGCGTGGTCGAGCCCGACGAGGTGCTTCTCCCGGACGGTGCGATCCGCCGATTCGGCACCGCCCGCTTCCGGATCGGGGACGGGCCGATTGCCGTGACTCCGGACGGCGCGTCGGTCGTCTCGGTGTCACCCGCGGGAGCGGTCCGCGTCCTCGACAGTGCCACCGGCCGCGTCACGGCCGAGTACCTTCTGCCGATGCCCGCGAAGGCGTTCTACACCGATTCGCACGCGCTCCTCTCGGCCGACGGCTCCACCGCCGTGACCAGCGTGTTTAACGCCGACGCGACCGGGAACACCCTCACCGCGTGGAACCTACACTCGCGCAAACCGCTTTGGACCCTGACGGCAAAGAATGGCGGCAAGACCGACTACGCCGCCCTCTCGGCCGACGGCCGGCGGCTCGTGGTGGTTGAGCCGTCGGCCGACTGGAAGCGGTCGACGGTACGCGGCGTCGACCTCGGCACTGGTCGAACGTGGGTGGTGGTCGAGTTGACCGGGCCGGTTCAACAGATGTGTTTGTCGCAGGACGGAAAACGGTTGGCGGTTGTGGCCAACATGGGCGGTGGGGAACTCCCATCCTGCCTGGACATTGACACCGGCGCGAAGCTCTGGACCGCGGATCAATCCGGCCAACTGGCCGGGTTCTCGTCCAATGGCACCCTTTTATTCGCCAATCTCGGTGAATACACACGCACACCGTTGATTCTCGACGCTCGCTCCGGGAAGCCGGCGGACGGAATCACGCTACCGAACGACGGCTTCAGGTTCGGTCCCCCACTGCTCTCGTCACCAGACGGCCGAACGGTCTTGGAAGTCGATGCACCAAGATCGACCCTGTGGGACTACCGGATCGGGAAGAAACTCTGGGTAATCCCAACGGACCGCGAAAAACACATCGCCCCGGGATTCTTTCGCGACTTCGATTATCGACGTCGCGGAGTCGCGTTTTCACACGACGGAAAGACCCTGTTCACCTCGATCGACCGACTCCGGCGGTGGGACACGGCGACCGGGGCACCACTCGACTCGGTTGATCCGGGTTACGGGCACAACGTCCCTGTCATCGGGGTCCGATACTCGACGGACTGCCGGGAAGTGTATTCGATCGGGACGGACCAATTGTTCGGGAGGTGGGCGGCCGACAGCCGGTTGCTGGCAACCGGCGAGGCGAAAGGCCGAGAATTTGCGGGTATGGGTTACATGGGTTACAACAATTTGGGAAGCGTATTTCGGGCTGGTCGCACAATGATGGTGTTCGACCGGTTCGCGTCCGCCGCGCCAGCCCCCGATCAGGTCCCAAGAGCGAACTCGCAATTTCGGCTCGGTCTCCCCGGTCGGACGCTACTGACTGTACCGACCGCCGACGGCCGGTGGACGCTGAAATTGATGGATGTGTCCACGGAAGACACGGATGCCTTGAGGCTCATCCGGTCGACGACGGCCCCCGACGAACAGACGACATCGGTCGTGTTGCCGTGGACGCGGGCGGTACCCACCCACCCGGTGTCGCCGTGCGGCCGGTGGATCGTCCTCGATGGAAAAGTTTACTCGACGGCGACCGGGAGTGAGTTACTCGCCCCAGAAGCCCCAGGGGTCGGCGGGCGGGCGGCGCGATTGGCGACCGACCCGAACCGATTCGAGCGGGTGTGGTTTTCGCCGGACGACCGGTTTCTCGCCGGTACTCTCGCCTGGCAGGACGGCACCCTGCCCGGCGTCCGCATGGTCGCGGTCTGGGAACTGGCGTCCGGTCGGGCGTTTCCGGCTGTCCCGGTCCACGGCTATCACGACGCGGCGGTGTCCCCGGGCGGGCGGACGCTGGTCGACGGCGGCATCCAGGGAATCACCGTCCGCGACCTGTTCGCCGGTACGAGCCTTCGGCTCCCGCGGCGCGACCTCACCACGGGATACGACTACCGCCAGTCGCAGCCGATCGGGTTCAGCCCGTCCGGGCGGGCGTTCGTGACCGGGCACGTCGACGGGTCAGTGATCGAGTGGGCCGTCCCGCACGCCGCCAGGACCGACCCCGCCCCCGCGGCCGAAGCGGCGTGGGCCGACCTCGTCTCTGCCGACCTGCGGACGGCCCGGGCGATGGTCGAGCGACTGGTCGACCATCCGGACGCGGCTGACGCCATCCTGGGAACGAAGTTCGCCCCGCCGGAGGGCGTTCAACCAGCCGGCGAGCGGTCAGACGCCCCGGAAATTCCGGTGTCCGGCGACGTCCTCCGGGGCGTGCGGGCGATCGAAGTGTTGGAGCGGACCGGCACCCCGGCCGCCCGGGCGCTGCTGGCCCGATGGCGGGACCAGACTCGACGCCCGCGGCTGGCGGCGGAGGCGGCCGTCGCGTTGGACCGCTTCGGGCTGCCGAGTGAGCGGTAG
- a CDS encoding transposase gives MRSAKKPKLCSRQIQDRAAELISPIFRPSSSRKCSAPVLLQVVLTAAANIISLFGACLRLGTISDQTARSELKSRLPKQRKPLEAKLNHALREPLPPNTRRRSRDLAIDYHEIPYHGHGPKNHVRGNKPRSGTTTFFTYATACLIHHGHRYTLAYTWVRAEDSTVEVLQRLLTEVGNSGVRIRKLLLDRGFFSVAVMQFLQERNCPFLMPVVMRGRKPRRGKKSTGWRMFRRKPAGWYRHTHRHKGEEVTVRVCVSYKSYRHHRTNKRRAKTLVFASWRVSGAPRDVRDAYRTRFGIESSYRQLGQARIRTSTRNPILRSFFVGLALLLRNLWVWFQALWFGEDRHPRVQAASKRFQFRWMLAVLAQGNNDNETLSDTRT, from the coding sequence ATGCGTTCTGCCAAGAAGCCTAAACTGTGTTCCCGGCAAATTCAAGATCGGGCTGCGGAACTGATCTCTCCGATCTTCAGACCATCGAGTTCGCGCAAATGTTCTGCGCCGGTTCTGCTCCAGGTCGTGTTGACGGCTGCGGCCAACATCATCTCGTTGTTCGGGGCCTGCCTTCGTCTGGGTACGATCTCCGATCAGACGGCGCGCAGCGAATTGAAGTCGCGTCTGCCCAAACAGCGCAAGCCGCTCGAAGCCAAGCTGAACCACGCCTTGCGCGAACCGCTGCCGCCGAACACGCGCCGCCGGTCTCGGGATCTGGCGATCGATTACCACGAAATTCCGTATCACGGACACGGTCCCAAGAATCACGTCCGGGGCAACAAGCCACGCTCGGGGACGACCACGTTTTTTACCTACGCCACCGCCTGTCTGATTCATCATGGGCACAGGTATACCCTGGCGTACACGTGGGTCCGGGCGGAAGACTCGACGGTCGAGGTTCTGCAACGACTCCTGACCGAGGTCGGGAACAGCGGCGTGAGGATTCGCAAACTGCTTCTGGATCGGGGGTTTTTCAGCGTCGCCGTGATGCAGTTTCTCCAGGAGCGCAACTGTCCCTTCCTGATGCCCGTGGTGATGCGCGGGCGGAAGCCGCGTCGCGGGAAGAAGTCCACGGGATGGCGGATGTTCCGGCGCAAGCCCGCCGGCTGGTATCGTCACACGCACCGTCACAAGGGTGAGGAGGTGACCGTGAGGGTCTGTGTGAGTTACAAGAGCTACCGCCACCACCGGACGAACAAGCGGCGGGCCAAGACGTTGGTATTCGCCAGCTGGCGTGTGTCGGGTGCACCGAGGGACGTGCGTGACGCGTATCGCACACGGTTCGGGATCGAAAGCAGCTATCGGCAACTCGGTCAGGCGCGAATCCGGACCAGTACCCGGAACCCGATCCTGCGATCGTTCTTCGTGGGTCTGGCCCTGTTGCTGCGAAACCTTTGGGTGTGGTTTCAGGCGCTCTGGTTCGGGGAGGACAGGCACCCGCGAGTGCAAGCGGCATCGAAACGATTCCAGTTCAGGTGGATGTTGGCCGTACTTGCTCAAGGAAATAACGACAACGAAACGCTTTCTGATACGCGAACATAA